A stretch of the Rhipicephalus microplus isolate Deutch F79 unplaced genomic scaffold, USDA_Rmic scaffold_18, whole genome shotgun sequence genome encodes the following:
- the LOC119186625 gene encoding facilitated trehalose transporter Tret1, translating to MSQRAQKMLYDSRHRVLSTCLLLYLLQNITGAQMCLLRAVQVMSNVVVEVPPQFLAIVLVFSHLACTTLATALTPLTNRRMQLGISAFLVAVTLFIFRPLDHLTFTHWSLTEQSGKTSWGAAISIGMLVVAYSVGVCHLPTLLTGELMPSRIRLLGSSIVWSSRWLLAFLVLYFDVDVLTAFQQKGPLLALSLTVAVVAATAIYLIPETEGRSLGQIEHD from the exons ATGTCGCAGAGAGCACAAAAGATGCTCTACGACAGCCGACATAG GGTGTTGTCGACATGCCTCCTGCTTTACCTCCTTCAGAACATCACAGGCGCCCAAATGTGTCTGCTGCGTGCTGTTCAAGTGATGAGCAACGTGGTGGTAGAAGTGCCACCACAGTTCCTGGCCATTGTGCTGGTTTTCTCGCACCTCGCATGCACCACCCTGGCCACAGCCTTAACACCCCTCACAAATCGTCGCATGCAGCTGGGAATCTCGGCTTTCCTGGTTGCAGTCACTCTCTTCATTTTTCGACCGCTGGACCACCTAACATTCAC CCACTGGTCCCTGACTGAACAGTCTGGCAAGACGAGCTGGGGGGCCGCGATCTCCATCGGAATGCTCGTCGTGGCCTACTCGGTGGGCGTGTGCCACCTGCCGACGCTGCTGACCGGCGAGCTCATGCCTTCGAGGATACGTTTGCTGGGCTCGTCCATCGTGTGGTCGTCGCGCTGGCTCTTGGCCTTCCTGGTTCTGTACTTCGACGTTGACGTGCTCACCGCATTCCAGCAGAAGGGACCGCTGCTAGCGCTAAGCCTTACAGTGGCAGTTGTCGCCGCGACAGCCATATACCTGATCCCCGAAACTGAAGGCCGTTCGCTGGGACAGATTGAACACGACTAA